The following proteins are encoded in a genomic region of Mahella australiensis 50-1 BON:
- the dnaK gene encoding molecular chaperone DnaK, whose protein sequence is MAKIIGIDLGTTFSCVAVLEGGEPVVIPNSEGTRTTPSVVAFTKEGERLVGWPAKRQAVINPERTIMSIKRDMGTNRRIKIDDKEYTPQEISAMILQKLKQDAESYLGEPVTQAVITVPAYFSDSQRQATKDAGKIAGLEVLRIINEPTAAALAYGLDKEGTQKILVYDLGGGTFDVSILEIGDGVFEVLATSGNNRLGGDDFDQRIVDYLADQFKKETGIDLHSDKMAMQRLKDAAEKAKIELSSAMSTNISLPFITADANGPRHLDTVLTRAKFEELISDLIDKTKQPVHQALKDANLTPDKVDKVILVGGSTRVPIVQQTVKQIMGKDPYKGINPDECVAIGAAIQAGVLGGEVKDVLLLDVTPLSLGIETLGGVFTKIIERNTTIPTKKSQIFSTAADGQTSVEIHVLQGERPMAADNKTLGRFTLSGIPPAPRGVPQIEVTFDIDANGIVHVSAKDKGTGKEQAITITATTNLSDEEIDKAVKEAERFAEEDRKRKELIEARNNAESIIYQTEKTMNEMGDKIPEADKKRLQDELDNLKKVKDADDADTIKNAIEKVTQISYEVFGKIYQSAGGDSTSDNSDNTGGDDNIHTDYDVH, encoded by the coding sequence ATGGCAAAGATTATAGGTATAGATTTGGGGACTACGTTTTCGTGCGTAGCCGTTTTAGAAGGCGGGGAACCTGTAGTCATACCGAATTCTGAAGGTACAAGGACCACGCCTTCTGTAGTGGCATTTACAAAAGAAGGAGAGCGTCTGGTAGGATGGCCTGCCAAACGCCAGGCTGTTATCAACCCAGAACGCACTATAATGTCCATAAAGAGGGATATGGGCACCAATCGTCGGATTAAGATAGACGATAAGGAGTATACGCCGCAGGAAATATCGGCTATGATACTTCAGAAATTAAAACAGGATGCTGAAAGCTATCTTGGAGAGCCTGTGACACAGGCTGTCATAACGGTGCCTGCATATTTTTCCGACAGTCAGAGACAGGCCACGAAGGATGCCGGCAAGATAGCCGGATTAGAGGTTCTGAGGATTATAAATGAGCCTACGGCCGCAGCGCTGGCTTACGGCTTGGATAAAGAAGGCACGCAGAAGATACTGGTATACGATTTGGGCGGCGGTACTTTCGATGTATCTATTCTGGAAATAGGCGATGGCGTATTCGAAGTGCTGGCTACCAGCGGCAACAACCGTTTGGGCGGCGACGACTTCGATCAGCGCATCGTGGATTACCTCGCCGATCAATTTAAAAAGGAAACCGGCATAGATTTGCACTCCGATAAAATGGCTATGCAGCGTTTGAAGGATGCTGCCGAGAAGGCCAAGATAGAGTTGTCCAGTGCTATGAGCACCAATATAAGCTTGCCGTTTATTACTGCCGATGCGAACGGGCCGAGGCATTTGGATACAGTGCTCACGCGGGCTAAGTTTGAAGAATTGATATCTGATCTCATAGATAAGACAAAGCAACCAGTACATCAGGCGTTAAAGGATGCCAATCTTACGCCGGATAAAGTAGATAAGGTCATACTGGTAGGCGGCTCTACGCGAGTACCAATAGTACAGCAGACTGTAAAACAGATAATGGGCAAAGACCCGTATAAAGGCATAAATCCGGATGAATGCGTGGCTATAGGTGCTGCCATACAGGCCGGTGTACTGGGAGGCGAGGTAAAGGACGTTCTTTTGCTGGATGTAACGCCGTTGTCGCTCGGTATAGAGACATTGGGCGGCGTATTCACCAAAATAATCGAGCGCAATACTACCATACCTACCAAAAAGAGCCAGATATTCAGCACTGCTGCTGATGGGCAGACCAGCGTCGAGATACACGTGCTGCAAGGCGAACGGCCTATGGCGGCCGACAATAAGACGCTGGGCAGGTTTACGCTGTCCGGTATACCGCCGGCACCCAGAGGCGTACCTCAAATAGAGGTAACGTTTGACATAGATGCCAATGGTATAGTTCATGTGTCGGCGAAAGATAAAGGAACGGGTAAAGAGCAGGCCATCACCATAACGGCGACGACCAATCTGTCCGATGAAGAGATAGATAAAGCGGTTAAAGAAGCCGAGCGTTTCGCCGAGGAAGATAGAAAGCGTAAGGAGCTTATCGAGGCCAGAAATAATGCCGAGTCTATAATATATCAAACTGAAAAAACCATGAATGAAATGGGAGACAAGATACCTGAGGCCGATAAGAAACGGCTACAGGATGAGCTTGATAACCTTAAAAAGGTCAAAGATGCCGATGATGCCGATACTATAAAAAACGCTATAGAAAAAGTAACTCAGATAAGCTACGAGGTATTCGGTAAGATATATCAAAGCGCCGGAGGAGATAGTACGTCGGACAATTCGGATAATACAGGTGGCGATGATAATATCCATACCGATTACGATGTGCACTAA
- the yqeK gene encoding bis(5'-nucleosyl)-tetraphosphatase (symmetrical) YqeK produces MMELEYIEQKLKEMLTPCRFEHSLGVREAAVHLANIYAADRDKAALAGLVHDCAKDLNYQQMKALMIKYDMELDDVSSHEPALIHGPLGAHIAHDMFDINDEEVLNAIRYHTTGRPGMGLLEQIVYLADYIEPNRDFPGVNELREISERDLDQALLMAFDNTIMRVISRKRLLHPNTIFARNDFIMHLSSKE; encoded by the coding sequence ATGATGGAACTGGAATATATAGAGCAAAAGCTCAAAGAGATGTTAACGCCTTGCAGGTTTGAGCATTCATTGGGCGTACGTGAGGCTGCTGTACACCTGGCAAATATATATGCAGCGGATCGCGATAAAGCTGCTTTGGCCGGATTGGTACATGATTGTGCTAAAGATTTGAATTATCAGCAAATGAAGGCATTGATGATAAAATATGATATGGAGTTGGATGATGTGAGCAGCCATGAACCAGCGCTTATACATGGGCCGCTCGGAGCGCACATAGCGCACGATATGTTTGATATAAATGATGAAGAGGTATTGAACGCTATACGTTATCATACCACAGGCAGGCCGGGTATGGGGTTACTGGAGCAAATAGTTTACCTTGCTGATTATATAGAACCCAATCGGGATTTCCCTGGTGTGAATGAGCTGCGCGAGATTTCCGAGCGGGATTTAGACCAGGCATTACTTATGGCGTTCGATAATACTATAATGCGCGTTATATCTCGTAAGCGCTTATTGCATCCGAATACGATATTTGCTAGAAACGATTTTATAATGCATTTGAGTTCAAAGGAGTGA
- the mtaB gene encoding tRNA (N(6)-L-threonylcarbamoyladenosine(37)-C(2))-methylthiotransferase MtaB encodes MPKVAFYTLGCKVNQYESEAMVGLFRKAGYEIVPFEEDADVYVINTCTVTNISDRKSRQMIRRAVRRNPNAVVAVTGCYTQRAADEVSSIEGVDLIIGTDERHNIVELVQKAHGADGPINVVKDIRNVKSFEEIPIDSYEGKTRAFVKIEDGCDRYCTYCIIPYARGPVRSRAPQDIVDEVSRLSQSGFKEIVLTGIHVASYGKDIGGIGLIDIIEMVHGISGIERIRLSSVEPMLLDNDFITRIKELPKVCPHFHISLQSGCDTVLRRMGRCYTTAVYKDIVNRLRKAIPDVAITTDVIVGFPGETDGEFEQTLAFVKEIAFSQVHVFPYSPREGTPAAKLKDQVPPHIKEQRSHMMLQMARELKMSFMRSYIGRIMPVLFEHEIEDGYYEGLTPNYIRVLMPSDIDISGRIINVQLNKAEDDYIEGGAEDGRLHILQDSVW; translated from the coding sequence ATGCCGAAGGTAGCCTTTTATACATTAGGATGCAAGGTTAATCAATATGAATCCGAGGCTATGGTTGGTTTGTTTCGGAAGGCTGGTTATGAGATAGTACCTTTTGAAGAGGACGCTGATGTATATGTCATAAATACATGTACTGTAACAAATATCAGCGATCGCAAGTCTAGGCAAATGATAAGGCGGGCGGTCAGGCGAAATCCAAATGCCGTTGTGGCGGTGACTGGCTGTTATACGCAACGGGCTGCTGACGAGGTATCATCTATAGAGGGTGTGGATTTAATAATAGGCACTGATGAGCGCCATAACATAGTGGAGCTTGTTCAAAAAGCGCATGGCGCTGATGGGCCGATAAATGTTGTAAAAGATATAAGGAATGTTAAATCGTTTGAGGAGATACCTATAGACTCATATGAGGGCAAGACGAGGGCTTTTGTAAAAATAGAGGATGGTTGTGACAGATATTGCACTTATTGTATCATACCGTATGCAAGGGGACCGGTGAGAAGCCGTGCGCCGCAGGATATAGTCGATGAGGTGAGCAGATTAAGCCAGTCGGGATTTAAGGAGATAGTGCTGACCGGCATACATGTGGCCTCATATGGCAAGGATATAGGCGGTATAGGACTTATAGACATTATAGAAATGGTGCATGGCATAAGCGGAATAGAGCGCATTAGGTTGAGTTCTGTGGAACCCATGCTGCTGGATAATGACTTTATAACCAGAATAAAAGAACTGCCCAAAGTGTGCCCGCATTTTCATATATCGCTGCAAAGTGGCTGTGACACCGTGCTGCGCCGCATGGGACGGTGCTATACAACCGCCGTGTATAAAGATATAGTGAACAGGCTTAGGAAGGCTATACCCGATGTGGCTATAACTACCGACGTAATAGTGGGTTTTCCCGGTGAAACCGACGGAGAATTTGAACAAACCCTGGCATTTGTAAAAGAAATAGCCTTTAGCCAGGTACACGTATTTCCGTATTCGCCTAGAGAAGGTACGCCTGCCGCGAAGCTTAAGGATCAGGTGCCGCCGCATATAAAGGAACAAAGGTCGCATATGATGCTGCAGATGGCTCGTGAGTTAAAGATGTCGTTTATGCGGTCGTATATAGGCAGAATTATGCCTGTATTGTTTGAGCATGAGATAGAGGATGGGTATTATGAAGGCTTAACGCCAAATTATATACGAGTATTGATGCCTTCCGATATAGATATAAGCGGTCGGATAATAAACGTGCAGTTGAACAAAGCAGAGGACGATTATATTGAAGGAGGAGCAGAAGATGGCAGATTGCATATTTTGCAAGATAGTGTCTGGTGA
- the prmA gene encoding 50S ribosomal protein L11 methyltransferase: MDWVEVSIKTGAETVEIASNILYDAGAGGVVIEDHRDIVDLQHGDVNWDYVDEELLKQAVEDRVVVKGYLPHDTDLYNKIEEIRAKVADMGNYGLDAKDSAVVLADVHDEDWANNWKQYYKPTRVGVHIVIKPTWESYMPAGDDIVVELDPGMAFGTGTHESTMLCLELLESHMMADSSIIDVGCGSGVLSIAAAKLGAKKVLALDVDPVAVRVASENAKLNCVEDIVEVRKNDLLDGLDVQADIIIANIVADVIIRLLPQIPPRLKKPGLFIASGIIKERADDVKAAVESMRFIIEDVADAGEWVAFVCRR; this comes from the coding sequence ATGGATTGGGTAGAGGTATCTATAAAGACCGGTGCTGAAACAGTGGAGATAGCTTCAAATATTTTATATGATGCCGGTGCCGGCGGTGTAGTGATAGAAGATCATAGGGATATAGTGGATTTGCAGCACGGCGATGTTAATTGGGATTATGTCGATGAAGAGCTATTAAAACAAGCTGTGGAAGATCGCGTGGTCGTGAAAGGATATCTCCCCCATGATACCGACCTTTATAACAAGATCGAGGAGATTCGTGCAAAGGTGGCTGATATGGGCAATTATGGCCTAGATGCCAAGGATAGTGCAGTGGTGCTGGCCGATGTGCACGATGAGGACTGGGCTAATAATTGGAAACAATACTATAAGCCGACGCGTGTTGGGGTGCATATAGTCATAAAACCCACATGGGAGTCATATATGCCGGCGGGCGATGATATAGTGGTAGAATTAGATCCGGGGATGGCTTTTGGCACAGGCACGCATGAGAGCACAATGTTGTGCTTGGAGTTGTTGGAGAGCCATATGATGGCTGACAGCAGCATTATAGATGTAGGCTGCGGTAGCGGTGTATTATCTATTGCGGCGGCTAAGCTTGGTGCCAAAAAAGTGTTGGCGCTGGATGTTGATCCTGTGGCCGTTAGGGTAGCCAGTGAGAATGCAAAGCTCAATTGCGTTGAAGATATAGTAGAGGTCCGGAAAAATGACTTATTGGATGGACTCGATGTGCAGGCCGATATCATAATAGCCAATATAGTTGCCGATGTTATAATAAGGCTTTTGCCTCAAATACCACCGCGTCTCAAAAAGCCCGGATTATTCATAGCTTCCGGCATAATAAAAGAGAGAGCTGATGATGTTAAAGCTGCGGTGGAGAGTATGAGATTTATTATAGAGGATGTGGCTGATGCCGGCGAGTGGGTGGCTTTTGTATGCCGAAGGTAG
- the lepA gene encoding translation elongation factor 4 codes for MDKRFIRNFCIIAHIDHGKSTLADRLIERTGAVAQRDMQAQLLDTMEIERERGITIKAQAVRLAYRAKDGNIYQLNLIDTPGHVDFTYEVSRSLAACEGAVLVVDATQGIEAQTLANVYLAMEHDLEIIPVINKIDLPSADPDMVRREIEEVLGLDAADAPLISAKMGTGIEEVLEQIVQRIPPPTGNESAPLKALIFDSYYDPYKGAVAYVRVKDGYIQPGMTIKMMSSGMTFDVTEVGVFAPRLQPIERLSVGEVGYVAASMKDVRDTRVGDTITDADHPADKPLPGYKKVTPMVYCGIYPADGAHYEDLRDALEKLQLNDAALVFEPENSAALGFGFRCGFLGLLHMEIVQERLEREYDMDLVTTAPSVIYRIVKTDGSEMMLDNPTNMPPTTEIDHIEEPVVEAQIMTPSDYVGAIMELCQERRGVFKDMSYLDEKRVMLRYELPLNEIIFNFFDALKSRTRGYASLDYELKGYKEADLVKLDILLNGEVVDALSTIVHRDKAYARGRAIAEKLKEVIPRQLFEIPIQAAIGQKIIARETVSALRKDVLAKCYGGDVTRKRKLLEKQKEGKKRMRQVGSVELPQEAFMAVLKVD; via the coding sequence ATAGATAAAAGATTTATAAGGAATTTCTGCATAATAGCCCATATAGATCATGGCAAGTCCACGCTGGCCGATCGGTTGATAGAAAGAACCGGGGCGGTGGCCCAGCGCGATATGCAGGCTCAGCTACTGGATACAATGGAAATAGAACGCGAGCGCGGCATAACTATAAAAGCCCAGGCCGTACGGCTGGCGTATAGAGCAAAGGACGGCAATATTTATCAGCTTAATCTTATAGATACGCCGGGGCATGTAGACTTCACATATGAGGTATCCCGCAGCCTTGCAGCATGCGAAGGGGCTGTATTGGTGGTTGATGCTACGCAGGGCATAGAAGCTCAGACATTAGCCAATGTATATCTGGCAATGGAACATGACCTTGAGATAATACCGGTTATAAATAAGATAGACCTACCCAGCGCTGATCCGGATATGGTGCGCCGTGAGATAGAAGAAGTCCTTGGGCTGGATGCCGCGGATGCGCCGCTCATATCGGCAAAGATGGGCACAGGCATAGAAGAGGTGTTGGAGCAGATAGTGCAGCGCATACCGCCGCCTACGGGGAATGAGAGCGCACCGCTGAAGGCTCTTATATTCGATTCGTATTATGACCCTTATAAAGGTGCTGTGGCTTATGTAAGGGTGAAGGATGGTTATATACAGCCCGGCATGACCATAAAGATGATGTCGTCTGGTATGACGTTCGATGTTACTGAGGTGGGTGTATTTGCTCCGCGCCTGCAGCCCATCGAGCGCTTATCTGTGGGTGAGGTAGGTTATGTAGCAGCTAGCATGAAAGATGTTAGAGATACGCGCGTTGGAGATACTATAACCGATGCGGACCATCCTGCTGACAAACCATTGCCCGGCTATAAGAAGGTTACGCCTATGGTATATTGCGGTATATATCCTGCCGATGGCGCGCATTACGAGGACCTTCGCGATGCGCTGGAAAAACTTCAGTTAAATGATGCTGCCTTGGTGTTTGAACCGGAAAATTCAGCGGCGTTGGGTTTTGGTTTCAGGTGCGGCTTTTTGGGTCTGTTGCATATGGAGATAGTACAAGAGCGGCTGGAGCGCGAGTATGATATGGACTTGGTTACCACGGCTCCCAGCGTCATATACAGGATTGTAAAGACTGATGGGAGCGAGATGATGCTGGATAATCCCACCAATATGCCGCCTACAACCGAAATCGATCACATAGAAGAACCTGTAGTGGAAGCGCAGATAATGACGCCGTCGGATTATGTGGGCGCTATTATGGAACTATGTCAGGAACGGCGCGGCGTATTTAAGGATATGTCATATTTAGATGAAAAGAGAGTGATGCTCAGATACGAACTTCCGCTTAACGAGATCATATTCAATTTCTTCGACGCATTGAAATCAAGGACCAGAGGATATGCGTCGCTGGATTATGAGCTCAAGGGTTATAAAGAAGCTGATCTTGTGAAGCTCGATATATTGCTGAACGGCGAAGTGGTCGACGCTTTGTCCACCATTGTCCATCGAGATAAAGCGTATGCAAGAGGAAGGGCGATAGCCGAAAAGCTCAAGGAGGTTATACCGCGCCAGCTTTTTGAGATACCCATACAGGCGGCTATAGGTCAAAAGATCATTGCCCGGGAAACGGTCAGCGCATTGCGCAAAGACGTGTTGGCCAAATGCTACGGCGGCGATGTTACGAGGAAGCGCAAGCTGTTGGAAAAACAGAAAGAGGGCAAGAAACGTATGCGCCAGGTGGGATCGGTTGAATTACCTCAGGAGGCCTTTATGGCTGTATTGAAGGTGGATTGA
- the hrcA gene encoding heat-inducible transcriptional repressor HrcA: MELNERKLMILQAIVEDYIMTGEPVGSRTIARKHGLGLSSATIRNEMSDLEEMGYLEQPHTSAGRVPSDKGYRFYVDRLMRARALSKAEIESIKSRYNQRLGAVEQIIMETARILADNTNYTSLVLAPRLNCVRIKHVELVPISANVALIVIVTTAGIVKDSFIAIPDGVDDNMLHRISAAISDRVNGHMPSELSADMLDDLENELMRDRHMFNMILDSIINSLLASQERDLYMEGTNNIFNFPEYNDLIKARAFLDILEDKKVPIELLAATMNNDVSIIIGSENAYKELQDYSVITATYRLGDQIIGTIGVLGPKRMEYSHALSTVRFLRNKLSEILTKIGQ; the protein is encoded by the coding sequence ATGGAATTAAATGAGCGCAAATTGATGATTTTGCAGGCTATAGTGGAAGATTATATTATGACCGGGGAGCCTGTTGGTTCACGCACCATTGCCAGAAAGCATGGCTTAGGCTTGAGCTCGGCTACTATACGTAACGAAATGTCGGATTTGGAGGAAATGGGATACTTGGAGCAGCCGCATACATCGGCCGGAAGGGTACCATCCGATAAAGGCTATAGATTTTATGTGGATCGCTTGATGCGTGCCAGGGCGCTTTCCAAAGCCGAGATCGAGAGCATAAAATCGCGTTATAATCAGCGCTTAGGCGCTGTAGAACAAATAATTATGGAGACAGCCAGGATATTGGCTGATAATACCAACTATACGTCGCTTGTGTTGGCGCCAAGGCTTAACTGCGTCAGAATAAAGCACGTAGAATTGGTACCTATAAGCGCTAATGTGGCTCTTATAGTTATAGTTACTACTGCCGGTATAGTAAAAGACAGCTTTATAGCTATACCCGATGGTGTAGACGATAATATGCTGCACAGGATATCAGCCGCCATATCCGACAGGGTTAATGGCCATATGCCTAGCGAACTGAGCGCTGACATGCTCGACGATCTGGAAAATGAATTGATGCGCGATAGGCACATGTTTAACATGATACTGGATAGTATCATAAACAGCCTTTTAGCATCGCAGGAACGTGATTTATATATGGAAGGGACCAATAATATCTTTAATTTTCCCGAATATAACGATTTGATAAAGGCGCGAGCCTTTCTGGATATATTGGAGGATAAGAAAGTTCCGATAGAATTATTGGCCGCTACCATGAACAACGATGTGAGCATAATAATAGGCTCAGAGAATGCATATAAGGAACTGCAGGATTATAGCGTTATTACAGCTACTTATAGGTTAGGCGATCAGATAATAGGTACTATAGGTGTATTGGGACCCAAACGCATGGAATATTCTCATGCGTTGTCTACTGTAAGATTTTTGAGGAACAAATTGAGTGAGATCCTCACTAAAATAGGCCAATAG
- the grpE gene encoding nucleotide exchange factor GrpE, which yields MSDEFETNKQCCDADDECCKVDEIIMESGEVADDAAKQLKEEIALLKQQVESNSKQADEYKDLLQRVQADFDNYRRRNASAVQDAYKNGMLDAVKQFLPVLDNLERAVEASESSQDFKALADGIDMVVKQFHDVMNKMGIEEIEALGKPFDPNLHDAVMSVDKNGDQDSNTVVEVFQKGYKVEDKVLRHSLVKVTN from the coding sequence ATGAGCGATGAGTTTGAAACCAATAAGCAGTGTTGCGATGCAGATGATGAATGCTGTAAAGTTGATGAAATAATTATGGAAAGCGGCGAGGTTGCCGATGATGCTGCCAAGCAGCTAAAAGAGGAAATAGCTTTGCTAAAGCAGCAGGTCGAGTCGAATTCGAAACAAGCCGATGAGTATAAAGATTTACTGCAGAGGGTGCAAGCTGATTTTGATAACTATCGCAGGCGTAATGCCAGCGCCGTGCAGGACGCTTATAAAAATGGTATGCTGGACGCTGTGAAACAATTTCTACCAGTATTGGATAATCTCGAAAGAGCGGTAGAAGCGTCTGAATCGTCACAGGATTTCAAAGCACTGGCTGATGGCATCGACATGGTGGTAAAACAATTCCATGATGTCATGAATAAAATGGGCATAGAAGAGATAGAGGCGCTGGGCAAGCCGTTTGACCCAAATCTCCATGATGCAGTTATGTCGGTGGATAAAAATGGTGATCAAGATTCAAATACTGTAGTGGAGGTTTTTCAGAAGGGTTATAAAGTGGAAGATAAAGTATTAAGGCATAGTTTGGTTAAAGTTACAAACTGA
- the hemW gene encoding radical SAM family heme chaperone HemW, giving the protein MADSIGLYIHVPFCAKKCLYCDFTSYAGVLDKQYVYKDAIIKEMGMRANIIGNKHISTLFIGGGTPSIVDTTVINAIIDEVYKNFHVDQNAEVTIEINPGTVSVKNLTDYKSIGINRLSIGLQAWQDELLKAIGRIHTSAEFVNSYNEAREVGFDNINVDLMFGLPQQTIGQWIRTLQAVVSLGPEHISCYDLQIEEGTPMHKMVVGGDIKPLDENTDRLMYKTATALLRSEGYERYEVSNFAKPGFRCRHNLNYWHNGPYVGLGCAAHSHLDHIRWANVSGLQSYIDTILDDNIPIAFEEYIDRDTEMFETMMLGLRTSEGVDKKLFEERFGIRLYQRYGHVIDKLSAMGLMHNDESAVKVSDKGVDVLNSVLVEFLP; this is encoded by the coding sequence TTGGCTGACTCGATAGGATTATATATCCATGTACCGTTTTGTGCTAAGAAATGCTTATATTGCGACTTTACATCATACGCGGGTGTATTGGATAAACAATACGTGTACAAGGACGCGATAATAAAGGAAATGGGTATGCGCGCCAATATAATCGGTAATAAACATATATCCACCCTATTTATAGGCGGTGGCACACCTAGCATAGTCGATACGACTGTTATAAATGCGATAATAGATGAGGTGTATAAAAACTTTCATGTAGATCAAAATGCCGAGGTGACCATCGAGATAAACCCCGGTACAGTGAGTGTTAAAAATCTGACGGATTATAAGTCTATAGGAATCAATCGCCTTAGCATAGGTCTTCAAGCGTGGCAAGACGAGCTATTAAAGGCTATAGGGCGTATTCACACATCCGCTGAATTCGTGAATTCCTATAATGAAGCAAGGGAAGTCGGATTCGATAATATCAATGTGGATCTCATGTTCGGTTTGCCGCAGCAAACCATAGGCCAATGGATACGTACATTGCAAGCTGTGGTATCGCTGGGTCCTGAACATATTTCGTGCTATGACCTTCAGATAGAGGAAGGTACGCCGATGCATAAAATGGTGGTCGGCGGCGATATAAAGCCACTGGATGAGAATACCGACAGGCTTATGTATAAAACGGCTACCGCGTTATTGCGGAGTGAAGGTTATGAACGTTATGAGGTTTCTAATTTTGCAAAACCAGGTTTCAGATGCAGGCACAACCTGAATTATTGGCACAATGGCCCTTATGTTGGTCTTGGTTGCGCTGCCCATTCACATTTAGACCATATAAGATGGGCCAATGTGTCCGGCTTGCAATCATATATAGATACCATATTGGACGATAATATTCCTATAGCTTTTGAAGAATATATAGATCGTGATACTGAAATGTTTGAAACGATGATGCTGGGGCTTAGGACGAGTGAAGGAGTTGATAAGAAGCTCTTTGAAGAGCGGTTTGGAATACGGTTGTATCAGCGATATGGTCATGTTATAGATAAATTGTCTGCCATGGGGTTGATGCACAATGATGAAAGCGCTGTAAAGGTTAGCGATAAAGGTGTGGACGTGCTGAACAGCGTGCTGGTGGAATTTTTGCCATAG
- the dnaJ gene encoding molecular chaperone DnaJ: protein MASKDYYEILGVDKNATDDDIKKAYRRLAKQYHPDVNKDDKDAEAKFKEINEAYEVLSDPQKRAQYDQFGTADPNAAGGFGGFGGFGDFGQSPFGDIFDMFFGDGFGGGRRDRRNAPQRGADIRYDIELTFEEAAFGTKKDVKINRTEPCPECGGSGARKGTSPETCPHCHGTGQIQFAQNTAFGRFVTSRTCDRCGGKGTIITDPCPHCHGRGTVKRQRTVNINIPAGIDDGQILTLSGEGELGKNGGSPGDLLIAVKVKPHKVFRRQGADVYCDIPISFVTAALGGDIEVLTLDGKIKYHIPEGTQPGTQFKLKGKGIPYIRGYGRGDQYINVIVDIPKGLTQEQKDILRQFEASYYNSDSSEKKSFFTKVKDALGG, encoded by the coding sequence TTGGCTTCTAAGGATTACTATGAAATACTGGGCGTAGATAAGAATGCCACCGATGATGATATAAAGAAAGCCTATAGGAGATTAGCCAAGCAATATCATCCGGATGTAAATAAAGATGATAAAGATGCTGAGGCTAAATTTAAAGAAATAAATGAAGCTTATGAGGTGTTGAGCGATCCGCAGAAACGTGCCCAATACGATCAATTTGGAACGGCCGACCCAAATGCCGCAGGTGGATTTGGCGGTTTTGGTGGGTTTGGTGATTTTGGCCAAAGCCCGTTTGGCGATATATTCGATATGTTTTTCGGCGATGGTTTTGGAGGCGGAAGGCGCGATCGGCGCAACGCACCTCAAAGAGGGGCTGATATACGCTACGATATAGAGCTCACATTTGAGGAAGCGGCTTTTGGCACTAAAAAGGATGTAAAAATAAATCGCACCGAACCATGTCCCGAATGCGGCGGTAGTGGAGCTAGGAAAGGTACCAGTCCAGAGACGTGTCCGCATTGTCATGGCACAGGGCAGATACAGTTTGCTCAGAACACGGCTTTTGGTCGTTTTGTGACCAGCCGTACCTGTGATAGATGCGGTGGTAAGGGCACTATAATAACCGATCCATGTCCGCATTGTCATGGCAGGGGTACGGTTAAACGCCAGCGTACAGTCAACATCAACATACCGGCAGGTATAGACGATGGACAGATACTCACATTGTCCGGAGAAGGTGAATTGGGTAAGAATGGTGGTAGCCCTGGAGACTTGCTCATAGCTGTCAAGGTAAAGCCACACAAAGTATTTCGGCGTCAAGGCGCTGATGTTTACTGCGATATACCAATATCGTTCGTTACCGCTGCATTGGGCGGCGATATCGAGGTATTGACACTAGATGGCAAGATAAAGTATCATATACCCGAAGGCACGCAGCCAGGGACGCAATTTAAGTTAAAAGGAAAGGGCATACCGTATATACGCGGCTACGGGAGAGGCGATCAATATATAAATGTTATAGTGGATATACCAAAAGGCTTGACGCAGGAGCAGAAAGATATTTTGCGCCAATTCGAGGCATCATACTATAACAGCGATAGCAGTGAGAAGAAATCGTTTTTCACCAAGGTGAAAGACGCTTTAGGAGGTTGA